A window from Salvia miltiorrhiza cultivar Shanhuang (shh) chromosome 2, IMPLAD_Smil_shh, whole genome shotgun sequence encodes these proteins:
- the LOC131010820 gene encoding protein ROOT INITIATION DEFECTIVE 3 gives MDPEVVIASSPTDAGISCWDLRTGAEHLRYRSCASPLHGLTSVAGRFLASAQVRDAKSSTSGSILYWSWNKPQVEVKSFPAEPIRPIACNSQGTYIAGGGISGDIYFWEVASGKLLKKWHAHYRAVSCLAFNDDQSLLISGAEDGCVRVWSLFLIFDAARREETRNLFEYSFHEHSLRVTDVKTGYGGCNAIVVSASEDRTCKVWSLSRGKLLRNIVFPAVIDAISLDPGEHVFYAGGRDGKIYIAALNAPVTHNSNYGPHILGSLSEHSKAVTCLASSADGFLLVSGSEDGMIRVWDTRTRNIIRVFRHAKGPVNNVMVTRQPQLLNPRESAPATSLRKNAVSLPCPLEKFANSPDENTHVKVLIGGQAASHGITDSSYISVQAMEAQIRELQQKGSTAAAEVDVERLKNDQLRSVQMIQHWKTMYDDLHQFCVDELLEDVRAERPHHQNL, from the exons ATGGACCCTGAAGTAGTAATCGCCTCATCTCCGACCGACGCCGGCATCAGCTGCTGGGACCTCCGTACCGGAGCGGAGCACCTCCGCTACAGGTCTTGTGCCTCTCCGCTGCACGGCCTCACCTCCGTTGCCGGTCGCTTCCTCGCCTCTGCTCAAGTCCGAGACGCCAAGTCTTCTACTTCCGGCTCCATTCTCTACTGGTCGTGGAACAAG CCTCAGGTTGAAGTAAAGAGCTTCCCAGCAGAACCCATAAGGCCAATTGCGTGTAACAGCCAAGGAACTTATATTGCGGGAGGAGGCATTTCTGGCGATATCTACTTTTGGGAG gtTGCGAGTGGAAAATTGCTTAAGAAGTGGCATGCGCATTACAGGGCAGTTAGTTGTTTGGCTTTTAACGATGACCAATCCCTTTTGATATCAGGGGCCGAGGATGGATGTGTTCGTGTTTGGTCATTGTTCCT GATATTTGATGCAGCAAGGAGAGAAGAAACAAGGAATCTTTTCGAGTACAGTTTCCACGAGCATTCTTTGAGAGTCACCGATGTGAAAACTGGCTATGGTGGGTGTAATGCAATCGTCGTGTCTGCTTCTGAGGATCGTACATGCAAG GTGTGGAGCTTATCAAGAGGGAAACTATTAAGAAATATTGTCTTCCCTGCAGTAATAGATGCGATCTCCCTCGACCCTGGGGAGCATGTCTTTTATGCGGGTGGTAGAGATGGTAAGATATACATTGCTGCCCTAAATGCTCCGGTGACCCACAACAGCAACTATGGACCACACATACTTGGTTCACTATCTGAGCACAG CAAAGCTGTAACCTGCTTGGCTTCTAGTGCTGATGGATTTCTATTAGTTTCTGGATCTGAGGATGGTATGATTAGGGTGTGGGATACAAGAACTCGAAACATCATTCGCGTCTTTAGGCACGCAAAAG GCCCGGTTAACAATGTTATGGTCACCAGACAACCACAATTGCTTAATCCTCGAGAATCTGCCCCGGCTACTTCATTAAGAAAGAACGCAGTATCATTACCATGTCCTCTGGAAAAATTTGCCAATTCACCTGATGAGAACACCCATGTTAAAGTACTCATTGGAGGTCAAGCTGCTTCTCACGGAATCACAGACTCGTCCTACATCAGCGTTCAAGCAATGGAGGCTCAAATTAGAGAACTGcag CAAAAGGGATCGACTGCAGCTGCGGAAGTGGATGTGGAACGACTGAAAAATGACCAGCTACGATCTGTGCAAATGATCCAACATTGGAAGACGATGTACGATGACCTACATCAATTCTGTGTTGACGAACTTCTGGAAGATGTTCGTGCTGAAAGACCTCATCATCAGAACCTGTGA
- the LOC131010823 gene encoding transcription factor HEC1-like: MDIGFMKSDQIEMMLMQMDKLPDFSAAFDDDDSDDNPNITGNNNNNVDAFENFNVQSPPACDGFHGQQDPPAASSMAAMREMIFRIAAMQPVHIDPESVKRPKRKNVRISTDPQSVAARHRRERISERIRILQRLVPGGTKMDTASMLDEAIHYVKFLKSQVQSLERVAAARPEPPGVGFPVPMSSGSYFPPPPPAAKGYHNVRY, encoded by the coding sequence atggaCATCGGCTTCATGAAATCCGACCAAATTGAAATGATGCTGATGCAGATGGACAAGCTCCCAGATTTCAGCGCCGCCTTCGACGACGACGACAGCGACGACAATCCGAATATAACCGggaacaacaacaacaacgtcGATGCTTTCGAGAATTTCAACGTTCAATCGCCGCCGGCGTGTGACGGCTTCCACGGCCAACAAGATCCGCCGGCGGCGAGCTCAATGGCGGCGATGAGGGAGATGATATTCCGGATTGCGGCGATGCAGCCGGTCCACATCGACCCGGAGTCGGTGAAGCGGCCGAAGAGGAAGAACGTGAGAATATCGACGGACCCGCAGAGCGTGGCGGCGCGCCACCGCCGGGAGAGGATAAGCGAGCGGATCAGGATCCTGCAGCGGCTCGTCCCCGGCGGGACCAAGATGGACACGGCGTCGATGCTCGACGAGGCCATCCACTACGTCAAGTTCTTGAAGAGCCAGGTGCAGTCGCTCGAGCGGGTCGCCGCCGCTCGCCCGGAACCGCCCGGGGTCGGCTTCCCGGTGCCCATGTCGAGCGGGAGCTAttttccgccgccgccgcccgccgccAAGGGATACCACAATGTTCGGTATTGA